From the genome of Terriglobales bacterium, one region includes:
- a CDS encoding TonB-dependent receptor — MFRLRVVAVLFFLSPSLFAADLKIRVVDPHGAVIHGARVIAYRGENSAPAGVQSTSAEGLTIFHGLNTGEYRIEALAAGFAPASVAASLPQSETVTISLTVAAQSESVVVSATRTPIPVSESGAQTESLDSPQIETINPVDAGDALRFLPGVVIGQNGRRGSLTSLFVRGGDSRYNKVIVDDVTINDPGGTFDFGVVPTQEFDRLEFVRGAESSLYGSDAMTSVVQFWTRNGTTVTPELDFGADGGNYGTAHGYAALSGARGRFDYNLFADQFNTSGQGLNDDYSNSSQGANLGVLITPRVFFRLRTRHSNSRTGVQSFWNFNGQELVPPDSDQWARQNNFLASAALSIAGPSRLQHRLVGFEYHHRRNNVDTFMDPGRVSPLFGSFDFAFSDFANINRAGLEYQGDYLARNWARTTFGYRFEDENGFVGDLTLPPLSHAVRLNHAVFAQEVLTFSRFSLVAGIREEHNGSFGDKAVPRVAASALVFRGGQFFSGTRLRFSYGQGIKEPRLEESFGIGAFGIIPNPNLKPEETRAFETGITQSFRGGKYSLNATYFNNLFTNMIGFNFDPVTFTSQYVNINEALAHGAELEFQARPTTRLAVTAAYIYDSTQVLKAPNATDPLLLPGAPLLRRPKHAGSVLVTYLRSRWGANLGVVAMSRRPDSDFEGFQPPVTYSAGYGRVDMGGWYTLTHRVTLYANLENAFDRHYEEAAGYPALGVNVRAGMRFRIGGE, encoded by the coding sequence ATGTTCAGACTTCGCGTCGTTGCCGTTCTCTTTTTCCTTTCCCCTTCTCTATTCGCAGCCGATCTGAAAATCCGCGTCGTCGATCCGCATGGCGCCGTAATCCACGGCGCGCGCGTGATCGCGTATCGCGGGGAAAACTCCGCGCCTGCAGGCGTGCAGTCCACCTCGGCCGAGGGCCTCACCATCTTTCACGGTTTGAACACCGGCGAATACCGCATAGAAGCTCTGGCGGCCGGTTTTGCGCCTGCGTCTGTCGCCGCGTCGCTTCCGCAGTCTGAGACGGTCACGATCTCATTAACCGTGGCCGCGCAATCAGAAAGCGTTGTGGTCAGCGCGACGCGCACGCCTATCCCCGTCAGCGAGAGCGGAGCGCAGACGGAATCGTTGGACAGCCCGCAGATCGAGACCATCAATCCCGTGGACGCAGGCGACGCCCTGCGCTTCCTCCCAGGTGTGGTGATTGGCCAAAACGGCCGGCGCGGCAGCCTGACTTCCCTGTTCGTCCGCGGCGGAGACTCCCGCTACAACAAGGTGATCGTGGACGACGTCACCATCAACGATCCCGGCGGCACCTTTGACTTCGGAGTTGTGCCCACGCAGGAATTCGACCGCCTGGAATTCGTGCGCGGCGCGGAGAGCTCGCTCTACGGATCGGATGCCATGACCAGCGTGGTCCAGTTCTGGACGCGCAACGGCACCACCGTTACTCCCGAGCTGGACTTCGGCGCTGACGGCGGCAATTACGGCACGGCGCATGGATACGCAGCGCTCTCCGGCGCTCGCGGCCGCTTCGACTACAACCTGTTCGCCGATCAGTTCAACACGTCCGGCCAGGGACTGAACGACGACTACTCCAATTCCTCCCAGGGCGCGAACCTGGGGGTGCTGATCACGCCGCGAGTGTTCTTCCGCCTGCGCACGCGCCATTCGAACAGCCGCACCGGAGTGCAGTCGTTCTGGAACTTCAACGGGCAGGAACTGGTGCCGCCGGACAGCGATCAGTGGGCGCGACAGAACAATTTTCTGGCCAGCGCGGCGCTGAGCATCGCCGGGCCCTCGCGTCTGCAGCATCGCCTGGTGGGATTCGAGTATCACCACCGCCGCAATAATGTGGATACGTTCATGGATCCGGGGCGGGTGTCGCCGCTCTTCGGCAGTTTCGATTTTGCCTTCTCGGATTTCGCCAACATCAACCGCGCCGGGCTGGAATACCAGGGCGATTACCTGGCGCGCAATTGGGCGCGCACCACGTTCGGTTATCGCTTTGAGGACGAGAACGGATTCGTCGGCGACCTTACGCTGCCTCCGCTCAGCCACGCCGTGCGATTAAATCATGCAGTGTTCGCGCAGGAAGTGCTCACCTTCAGCCGCTTCTCGCTGGTGGCGGGGATTCGGGAAGAACACAACGGCAGCTTTGGAGACAAAGCTGTGCCACGAGTCGCGGCGAGCGCCCTGGTCTTCCGCGGCGGCCAATTCTTTTCCGGCACGCGCCTGCGCTTCTCATACGGCCAGGGAATCAAAGAGCCGAGGTTGGAGGAGAGTTTCGGTATCGGGGCATTCGGCATCATTCCCAATCCCAACCTGAAGCCGGAGGAGACGCGGGCCTTTGAAACCGGAATCACGCAGAGCTTCCGTGGCGGAAAATATTCGCTGAACGCCACCTACTTCAATAACCTGTTCACCAACATGATCGGTTTCAATTTCGATCCTGTAACCTTCACCAGCCAGTATGTAAATATCAATGAAGCGCTGGCGCATGGTGCGGAACTGGAGTTCCAGGCGCGTCCCACTACTCGGCTCGCCGTGACCGCGGCGTACATCTACGATTCCACGCAGGTGTTGAAGGCGCCCAACGCCACCGATCCGTTGCTGTTGCCGGGCGCCCCGTTGCTGCGCCGTCCCAAGCACGCGGGCAGTGTGCTGGTGACTTATTTGCGTTCGCGATGGGGAGCGAACCTGGGCGTGGTGGCGATGAGCCGCCGTCCGGATTCCGATTTTGAGGGATTCCAGCCTCCCGTGACCTATTCGGCGGGATACGGACGCGTCGACATGGGCGGCTGGTACACGCTCACCCACCGGGTCACGCTCTACGCGAATCTCGAAAATGCATTCGATCGCCACTACGAAGAGGCTGCCGGATATCCGGCGCTGGGCGTAAATGTGCGTGCGGGAATGCGCTTTCGGATCGGAGGAGAGTGA